The following proteins are encoded in a genomic region of Penaeus chinensis breed Huanghai No. 1 chromosome 10, ASM1920278v2, whole genome shotgun sequence:
- the LOC125029683 gene encoding extensin-like isoform X2, whose translation MRLTGPKSNNLYFYLADAGQGSTAGDAGGARGRLYPSGSPQLPSFALCLSPLPLPSPAHCILHPLQCFPSPAYFPSRAYFPCPAYFPSPAYFPCPAYFPCPAYFPSSAYFLGTPSFPVPLTVQSSVRSPSQYQKIYSNPWQFLTPVSRSEIQNLPCPSQGFYAHPSNCSVFYRCVDYIGTGVSFARYLFLCPVDHIFAEEASTCIPGDCSSESPESPAPGESVTDAPAVVEPAVPTQTVLPSSVEPSTVEPAVPDAVEPSTDSPVEPIVPDAVEPSTDNQVEPAVPDAVEPSTDSPVEPAVPDSVEPSTDSPVVPVVPDAVEPSTEKPIEPTAPDSLEPSTENPEPAVPDAVEPSTDSPVEPAPVEPSVENQECTRLFIQHTKYCKRVPPV comes from the exons ATGCGACTCACAGGAccaaaatcaaataatctttattTCTACCTTGCAGATGCTGGGCAAGGTTCTACTGCAGGCGACGCTGGCGGTGCTCGCGGCCGCTTATACCCATCAGGTTCCCCCCAACTTCCATCTTTTGCCTTATGTCTATCGCCACTCCCCCTTCCAAGCCCCGCCCACTGCATCCTACACCCACTTCAATGCTTTCCAAGCCCCGCCTACTTTCCAAGCCGCGCCTACTTTCCATGCCCAGCCTACTTTCCAAGCCCCGCCTACTTTCCATGCCCCGCCTACTTTCCCTGCCCTGCCTACTTTCCAAGCTCCGCCTACTTTCTTGGCACGCCCTCTTTCCCCGTTCCCTTAACAGTACAAAGCAGCGTCCGTTCTCCTTCTCAGTACCAGAAGATCTATT CAAATCCGTGGCAGTTTCTGACGCCGGTGTCCAGGAGCGAGATCCAGAATCTGCCGTGTCCCAGCCAAGGTTTCTACGCGCATCCCTCCAACTGCTCGGTCTTTTACAG GTGCGTGGACTACATAGGCACCGGGGTGTCCTTCGCCAGGTACCTGTTCTTGTGCCCTGTCGATCACATCTTCGCTGAAGAGGCCAGCACCTGCATCCCGGGAGACTGCAGCAGCGAGAGCCCCGAGTCTCCGGCACCAGGGGAATCAGTGACCGACGCTCCTGCGGTGGTTGAACCTGCAGTACCGACACAAACGGTATTGCCGAGCTCTGTGGAACCGTCCACGGTAGAACCTGCCGTTCCTGACGCCGTAGAACCATCTACAGATAGCCCAGTAGAACCTATCGTTCCCGACGCCGTAGAACCATCTACAGATAACCAAGTAGAACCTGCCGTTCCCGACGCCGTAGAACCATCCACAGATAGCCCAGTAGAACCTGCCGTTCCTGACTCCGTGGAACCATCTACAGATAGCCCAGTAGTACCTGTCGTTCCCGACGCCGTAGAACCATCTACAGAAAAGCCAATAGAACCTACCGCCCCTGACTCCTTAGAACCATCCACAGAAAATCCAGAACCTGCCGTTCCTGACGCAGTAGAACCATCCACTGACTCTCCTGTGGAACCTGCGCCTGTGGAACCATCGGTTGAGAACCAG GAGTGTACAAGATTGTTCATCCAGCACACCAAGTACTGTAAACGTGTACCACCGGTGTGA
- the LOC125029683 gene encoding extensin-like isoform X1, giving the protein MRLTGPKSNNLYFYLADAGQGSTAGDAGGARGRLYPSGSPQLPSFALCLSPLPLPSPAHCILHPLQCFPSPAYFPSRAYFPCPAYFPSPAYFPCPAYFPCPAYFPSSAYFLGTPSFPVPLTVQSSVRSPSQYQKIYSANPWQFLTPVSRSEIQNLPCPSQGFYAHPSNCSVFYRCVDYIGTGVSFARYLFLCPVDHIFAEEASTCIPGDCSSESPESPAPGESVTDAPAVVEPAVPTQTVLPSSVEPSTVEPAVPDAVEPSTDSPVEPIVPDAVEPSTDNQVEPAVPDAVEPSTDSPVEPAVPDSVEPSTDSPVVPVVPDAVEPSTEKPIEPTAPDSLEPSTENPEPAVPDAVEPSTDSPVEPAPVEPSVENQECTRLFIQHTKYCKRVPPV; this is encoded by the exons ATGCGACTCACAGGAccaaaatcaaataatctttattTCTACCTTGCAGATGCTGGGCAAGGTTCTACTGCAGGCGACGCTGGCGGTGCTCGCGGCCGCTTATACCCATCAGGTTCCCCCCAACTTCCATCTTTTGCCTTATGTCTATCGCCACTCCCCCTTCCAAGCCCCGCCCACTGCATCCTACACCCACTTCAATGCTTTCCAAGCCCCGCCTACTTTCCAAGCCGCGCCTACTTTCCATGCCCAGCCTACTTTCCAAGCCCCGCCTACTTTCCATGCCCCGCCTACTTTCCCTGCCCTGCCTACTTTCCAAGCTCCGCCTACTTTCTTGGCACGCCCTCTTTCCCCGTTCCCTTAACAGTACAAAGCAGCGTCCGTTCTCCTTCTCAGTACCAGAAGATCTATT CAGCAAATCCGTGGCAGTTTCTGACGCCGGTGTCCAGGAGCGAGATCCAGAATCTGCCGTGTCCCAGCCAAGGTTTCTACGCGCATCCCTCCAACTGCTCGGTCTTTTACAG GTGCGTGGACTACATAGGCACCGGGGTGTCCTTCGCCAGGTACCTGTTCTTGTGCCCTGTCGATCACATCTTCGCTGAAGAGGCCAGCACCTGCATCCCGGGAGACTGCAGCAGCGAGAGCCCCGAGTCTCCGGCACCAGGGGAATCAGTGACCGACGCTCCTGCGGTGGTTGAACCTGCAGTACCGACACAAACGGTATTGCCGAGCTCTGTGGAACCGTCCACGGTAGAACCTGCCGTTCCTGACGCCGTAGAACCATCTACAGATAGCCCAGTAGAACCTATCGTTCCCGACGCCGTAGAACCATCTACAGATAACCAAGTAGAACCTGCCGTTCCCGACGCCGTAGAACCATCCACAGATAGCCCAGTAGAACCTGCCGTTCCTGACTCCGTGGAACCATCTACAGATAGCCCAGTAGTACCTGTCGTTCCCGACGCCGTAGAACCATCTACAGAAAAGCCAATAGAACCTACCGCCCCTGACTCCTTAGAACCATCCACAGAAAATCCAGAACCTGCCGTTCCTGACGCAGTAGAACCATCCACTGACTCTCCTGTGGAACCTGCGCCTGTGGAACCATCGGTTGAGAACCAG GAGTGTACAAGATTGTTCATCCAGCACACCAAGTACTGTAAACGTGTACCACCGGTGTGA